In Felis catus isolate Fca126 chromosome A3, F.catus_Fca126_mat1.0, whole genome shotgun sequence, a single genomic region encodes these proteins:
- the LOC101098453 gene encoding guanine nucleotide-binding protein G(s) subunit alpha isoform X9, translating to MRILHVNGFNGDEKATKVQDIKNNLKEAIETIVAAMSNLVPPVELANPENQFRVDYILSVMNVPDFDFPPEFYEHAKALWEDEGVRACYERSNEYQLIDCAQYFLDKIDVIKQADYVPSDQDLLRCRVLTSGIFETKFQVDKVNFHMFDVGGQRDERRKWIQCFNDVTAIIFVVASSSYNMVIREDNQTNRLQEALNLFKSIWNNRWLRTISVILFLNKQDLLAEKVLAGKSKIEDYFPEFARYTTPEDATPEPGEDPRVTRAKYFIRDEFLRISTASGDGRHYCYPHFTCAVDTENIRRVFNDCRDIIQRMHLRQYELL from the exons TGAGAAGGCAACCAAAGTGCAGGACATCAAAAACAACCTGAAAGAGGCCATCGAA ACCATCGTGGCCGCCATGAGCAACCTGGTCCCCCCCGTGGAGCTGGCCAACCCTGAGAACCAGTTCAGAGTGGACTACATTCTGAGCGTGATGAACGTGCCCGACTTCGACTTCCCTCCC GAGTTCTACGAGCACGCCAAGGCTCTGTGGGAGGACGAAGGAGTGCGTGCCTGCTATGAGCGCTCCAACGAGTACCAGCTGATTGACTGCGCCCAGTA CTTCCTGGACAAGATCGATGTCATCAAGCAGGCTGACTACGTGCCCAGTGACCAG GATCTGCTTCGCTGCCGCGTCCTGACTTCTGGAATCTTTGAGACCAAGTTCCAGGTGGACAAAGTCAACTTCCA CATGTTCGACGTGGGTGGCCAGCGTGACGAGCGCCGCAAATGGATCCAGTGCTTCAACG ATGTGACTGCCATTATCTTCGTGGTGGCCAGCAGCAGCTACAACATGGTCATTCGGGAGGACAATCAGACCAACCGCCTGCAGGAGGCTCTGAACCTCTTCAAGAGCATCTGGAACAACAG ATGGCTGCGCACCATCTCCGTGATCCTGTTCCTCAACAAGCAAGACCTGCTCGCTGAGAAAGTCCTCGCTGGAAAATCGAAAATTGAGGACTACTTTCCAGAATTTGCTCGCTACACTACTCCCGAGGATG CTACTCCCGAGCCCGGAGAGGACCCACGCGTGACCCGGGCCAAGTACTTCATCCGCGACGAATTTCTG AGAATCAGCACTGCCAGTGGAGACGGGCGTCACTACTGCTATCCCCACTTCACTTGCGCCGTGGACACCGAGAACATCCGCCGTGTGTTCAACGACTGCCGTGACATCATTCAGCGCATGCACCTTCGTCAGTACGAGCTGCTCTAA